One Sediminicola sp. YIK13 DNA segment encodes these proteins:
- a CDS encoding curli production assembly/transport component CsgF — protein MKKLLFASLLLFTAIGFSQQLVYTPKNPNFGGNTFNYQWLLSSATAQNSFTEESQSNATKSELERFQESLNRQILGQLSRSAFTSEFQDGLKEGTFNIGSLVLEIFETGEGLVINILDVNTGEQTQIIVPN, from the coding sequence ATGAAAAAACTTCTCTTCGCCTCATTACTATTGTTTACAGCTATCGGTTTTAGCCAACAATTAGTTTACACACCAAAAAATCCAAATTTTGGAGGCAATACTTTTAACTATCAATGGTTGTTGAGTTCTGCCACGGCACAAAACTCTTTTACTGAGGAAAGTCAATCCAATGCTACAAAATCCGAATTGGAACGCTTCCAAGAAAGTCTTAATAGACAGATTTTGGGACAACTCTCCAGATCCGCATTTACTTCGGAATTTCAAGATGGACTTAAAGAGGGGACATTTAATATAGGGAGCCTGGTATTGGAGATCTTTGAAACAGGAGAGGGTTTGGTCATCAATATATTGGATGTGAATACAGGTGAGCAAACTCAAATTATTGTTCCAAATTAA
- a CDS encoding QcrA and Rieske domain-containing protein, with product MERKKFLKSLGAGAAFALIFPCVQGCSSGGDDEVIDPKPVPTGVDFTIDLNSSEASNLKNNGGFILKNLVVVVRNLEGDFVAASQVCSHQGTENVRFVNDNGGIFNCSTHGARFDQAGAPLNSITSKPLKIFRTELSGDILRVFE from the coding sequence ATGGAAAGAAAAAAATTCTTAAAAAGTTTAGGGGCCGGCGCAGCTTTTGCGCTAATATTCCCATGTGTACAAGGGTGTTCATCGGGAGGCGATGATGAGGTTATAGACCCCAAACCTGTTCCTACAGGTGTTGATTTTACGATTGACCTAAACTCCTCTGAAGCGTCCAATTTAAAAAACAATGGAGGTTTTATACTCAAAAACTTGGTGGTGGTCGTCAGAAATCTAGAAGGTGATTTTGTAGCGGCAAGTCAAGTTTGTAGCCATCAAGGCACTGAAAATGTACGTTTTGTAAATGACAATGGTGGAATTTTCAATTGTTCCACACATGGAGCCCGTTTTGATCAGGCTGGGGCACCTTTGAACAGTATTACTAGTAAGCCCTTGAAAATCTTCAGAACAGAACTCAGTGGCGATATCCTTCGCGTATTTGAATAA
- a CDS encoding CsgG/HfaB family protein: MYKKTGIAVICTITFLLTGCGAYFNQPYKVQDARIGELASKTQILRDFPLPFEQVVVGVYNFKDQTGQYKAMENGSSFSTAVSQGATTMLIQALEDSKWFTPIERENLSNLLNERNIIRSTRDEFQKRTNTPQPALPPLLYAGVLLEGGVVSYDSNVITGGVGARYFGAGGSTQYREDRISIYLRAVSTSNGKILKTVYVSKTILSQSVDASLFRYVSFQRLLEAETGFTKNEPVQLAMKDAIEKAVEGLIIEGIEAGLWTSADGGLTNKKLMDAYKAEKEYEESTLLYDRKQMPVNSKNALIFNATAPRLNADLSKKSLGIGGSVAYSRVLSPHANLNLDLGYLYVTGGSSFFREYMSSSLNLELNILPFDKLAPFIYGGGGVIFDIHNREGEDVDKLISPKLQVGVGINTYVSDHIDIRFFAESNFTFTDELDNAVNGKRDDYYYNFGVGLKYKFGLKKTNAEIKE, from the coding sequence ATGTATAAAAAAACAGGTATTGCAGTAATATGTACAATAACTTTTTTGTTAACCGGATGCGGGGCATATTTCAACCAACCCTATAAAGTACAAGATGCCAGGATAGGAGAGTTGGCATCTAAGACCCAAATTTTAAGGGATTTTCCCCTACCATTTGAGCAAGTAGTGGTTGGTGTTTATAATTTCAAAGACCAGACCGGGCAATACAAAGCCATGGAGAATGGTAGTTCTTTTAGTACTGCTGTATCACAAGGAGCAACCACTATGCTGATCCAAGCCCTGGAAGATTCAAAATGGTTTACACCTATTGAACGTGAAAACCTGTCCAACTTATTAAATGAAAGAAATATTATCCGTTCCACTAGGGATGAGTTTCAGAAAAGGACCAATACCCCCCAGCCGGCACTTCCACCATTGTTGTATGCCGGGGTGCTTTTAGAAGGTGGTGTTGTCTCGTATGATTCCAATGTTATAACTGGAGGTGTAGGGGCGCGTTATTTTGGAGCAGGAGGGTCTACCCAGTATCGGGAAGATCGTATATCAATATATTTAAGGGCGGTATCTACCAGTAACGGAAAAATATTAAAAACGGTTTATGTTTCCAAAACTATCCTATCACAATCCGTTGATGCAAGTTTGTTCAGATATGTGAGTTTTCAACGATTATTGGAAGCAGAAACTGGATTTACAAAAAACGAACCCGTACAATTGGCTATGAAGGATGCCATTGAAAAGGCTGTGGAAGGTTTAATTATTGAAGGGATAGAAGCTGGGCTTTGGACTTCTGCAGATGGCGGCCTAACCAATAAAAAGCTAATGGATGCCTATAAGGCCGAAAAGGAATATGAGGAATCCACCCTTTTGTACGATAGGAAACAAATGCCTGTTAATTCTAAAAATGCATTGATTTTCAATGCTACCGCTCCACGATTGAATGCGGATCTTTCAAAGAAAAGCCTTGGAATAGGTGGTTCTGTGGCGTATTCCAGAGTCTTATCACCACATGCCAACCTGAATTTGGATCTCGGTTATTTATACGTTACCGGTGGTTCTTCTTTTTTCAGAGAGTATATGTCCTCCAGTCTTAATTTGGAACTTAACATATTGCCATTTGATAAACTTGCCCCTTTTATTTATGGTGGTGGAGGTGTGATATTTGATATTCACAATAGGGAAGGTGAAGATGTGGATAAATTGATATCACCTAAACTGCAAGTTGGAGTAGGGATAAACACTTATGTATCCGACCATATTGATATCCGCTTTTTTGCAGAAAGCAATTTCACGTTTACCGATGAACTAGATAATGCAGTGAACGGTAAAAGGGATGATTATTATTACAATTTTGGGGTCGGACTGAAATACAAGTTCGGGCTTAAAAAGACTAATGCGGAGATAAAGGAATAA
- a CDS encoding carboxypeptidase regulatory-like domain-containing protein produces the protein MRKNNLYLLVFVFAFIFTGCEEESISDNAFGSLTGTVVSKGKNVPLSNAKISTTPVSTTVFTDADGNFIIEDIAVGKYSVQADVEDFQTSFEAATIIQAKTVNIVFELDSLDSQNLLPLAPKLLSPLDKAQEVPVKTEFVWSSSDTDDDVINYTLELRNGSTNEVVVYEALKDTTLAVENLSIGVNYFWQVSADDGINAPVKSALSGFATKGAINNRFFYVRSVESNNVIYSGSEPLGNGETNQNELQLTNANTNSYRPIKNNTVDKIAFLRTVGTSAHIFTMNPDGTSVKQVTSAVSVAGFRQEDLEFSWYDNGAKLYYPNFNKLYSINLDGSGNSLAYEVANGTFISEVAVNGTNNLVAIKTNSANGYNARIVVVDLSTGIEQNIVIEGQLGALGGLDFSVDGTKVLYTRDVSGVENTEYRQLDSRIFEYNLGNGTSVEINTNKTAGTNNSDPKYSPDEGSIIFANSSNDGISEKRIFRTKSSESNGRQVLFTNAYMPDWQ, from the coding sequence ATGAGAAAAAATAATTTATATCTATTGGTATTTGTGTTTGCATTCATTTTTACGGGATGCGAAGAAGAGTCGATATCCGACAATGCCTTTGGTTCTTTGACAGGTACAGTTGTCTCAAAAGGGAAAAATGTTCCATTGTCGAATGCGAAAATTTCCACAACCCCTGTGTCCACGACGGTTTTTACCGATGCCGATGGTAATTTTATCATTGAAGATATTGCCGTGGGTAAATATTCTGTTCAAGCTGATGTGGAAGATTTTCAAACTTCGTTTGAGGCAGCAACAATAATTCAAGCCAAGACCGTAAATATTGTTTTTGAGCTTGATTCCTTGGATTCGCAAAATCTATTGCCCTTGGCGCCTAAATTGCTTTCACCGCTTGATAAGGCCCAGGAGGTTCCCGTAAAAACAGAATTTGTATGGTCATCCTCGGATACAGATGATGATGTAATAAATTACACTTTGGAACTAAGAAATGGTTCTACGAACGAAGTTGTGGTATATGAAGCTTTAAAGGATACCACTTTAGCTGTAGAAAACTTATCTATTGGGGTCAATTATTTTTGGCAGGTATCGGCAGATGACGGTATTAATGCTCCGGTAAAAAGTGCCTTAAGTGGTTTTGCCACTAAAGGGGCTATAAACAATCGTTTTTTCTATGTCCGTTCTGTTGAGAGCAATAACGTAATTTATTCAGGTAGCGAACCTCTTGGAAACGGAGAAACAAACCAGAATGAGTTGCAATTGACAAATGCTAATACAAATAGTTACAGGCCTATCAAGAACAATACAGTTGATAAAATAGCTTTTTTACGTACTGTCGGAACTTCTGCTCATATTTTTACGATGAATCCTGACGGAACTAGTGTAAAACAGGTCACAAGTGCTGTGTCGGTTGCCGGATTTAGACAAGAAGATTTGGAATTTTCGTGGTATGATAATGGAGCAAAACTGTATTATCCCAATTTTAATAAATTATACTCCATAAATCTTGATGGTTCTGGTAATTCACTGGCCTATGAAGTTGCCAACGGCACTTTTATTAGTGAAGTCGCCGTAAATGGTACTAATAATTTGGTAGCTATAAAAACCAATAGTGCGAACGGTTATAATGCGAGGATTGTAGTGGTGGACTTGTCTACCGGAATAGAACAAAATATTGTCATAGAAGGTCAATTAGGGGCATTGGGTGGATTGGATTTCTCTGTAGACGGAACAAAGGTTTTATACACAAGAGATGTGTCAGGAGTTGAGAATACGGAATATAGACAATTGGACTCTCGTATTTTTGAATACAATTTGGGTAATGGAACTAGCGTGGAAATAAATACGAATAAGACCGCAGGCACCAATAATTCGGATCCCAAATATTCCCCGGATGAAGGCAGTATAATATTTGCCAATTCATCCAATGATGGAATTTCGGAAAAGAGAATATTCAGAACAAAATCGAGTGAATCCAATGGTAGACAAGTATTGTTTACAAATGCCTATATGCCAGACTGGCAATAG
- a CDS encoding CsgE family curli-type amyloid fiber assembly protein — MLFKNLKKALFIIWILLSIQLQAQIFNTEVEAKIKVSPQGNIYTLTGSALNKTDLNKSLSYSMSVIKNNKNQETSSKTDQKGLFVLEPNERKNLSSSTINAEEDQRIIVFLLIYQDSLVVGKDRIVINGLEGEDNLQPMVIREGEELDINEAPDNEVDVVLLKGLVMEDTKTKPGRDFYKFFYNSYTANNINGEEIVKVQEVLAMGSNTQLKIWVGQDIVAQFFLNPRASFLKEKAEQSVYLVNRHLIGLKEAKKQKIRY, encoded by the coding sequence ATGCTATTCAAAAACCTAAAAAAAGCTTTATTTATTATTTGGATTTTACTATCCATCCAACTTCAAGCTCAAATTTTCAATACGGAAGTGGAGGCCAAAATTAAGGTGTCACCTCAAGGAAATATCTATACCCTTACCGGTTCGGCACTAAATAAGACAGATTTAAACAAGAGCTTGTCTTATAGCATGTCCGTTATAAAAAATAACAAGAATCAGGAAACTTCTTCAAAAACTGATCAGAAGGGTCTTTTTGTATTGGAACCCAACGAACGAAAAAATCTATCTTCATCAACAATAAATGCTGAAGAAGATCAACGTATCATCGTCTTTCTACTTATCTATCAAGATTCCCTAGTAGTGGGTAAGGATAGGATAGTAATTAATGGCCTGGAAGGTGAGGACAACCTGCAACCAATGGTGATTCGTGAAGGGGAAGAATTGGATATAAATGAAGCACCGGATAATGAGGTTGACGTCGTATTACTAAAGGGATTGGTGATGGAAGATACCAAAACCAAACCAGGTCGTGATTTTTATAAATTCTTTTATAATTCATATACCGCCAATAATATCAACGGGGAAGAAATTGTAAAAGTACAGGAGGTGCTGGCAATGGGCAGTAATACCCAATTAAAGATATGGGTAGGCCAAGATATTGTGGCCCAGTTCTTTTTAAATCCAAGGGCAAGTTTTTTAAAAGAAAAGGCAGAACAGTCCGTATACCTAGTAAATAGACATCTCATAGGATTAAAGGAAGCAAAAAAACAAAAAATACGATATTAG
- a CDS encoding thioredoxin family protein has translation MRKLLFIWLLCLPMALCAQDWQDDFKEVMALAQKEDKPIILVFSGSDWCAPCIKLDKEIWQSDEFKAYAKQNYILYKADFPRKKENRLVLERATQNKSLADNYNPKGYFPLVLVLDKNGKILGETGYQKTSPKAYIALLNSFGK, from the coding sequence ATGAGGAAATTATTATTTATTTGGCTACTTTGTCTACCAATGGCGCTATGTGCCCAAGATTGGCAGGATGACTTTAAGGAGGTTATGGCCTTGGCCCAAAAAGAAGACAAGCCCATCATTTTAGTTTTTTCTGGATCTGACTGGTGCGCCCCTTGCATTAAATTGGATAAAGAGATATGGCAGTCGGACGAATTCAAGGCTTATGCCAAACAAAACTATATTCTATATAAAGCAGATTTTCCCCGTAAGAAAGAAAATAGGCTGGTATTAGAGAGAGCGACCCAAAATAAGTCCTTAGCAGATAATTATAATCCAAAAGGGTATTTTCCTCTTGTATTAGTGCTCGATAAAAACGGGAAGATTTTGGGAGAAACCGGATATCAGAAAACTAGTCCCAAAGCCTATATTGCGCTGTTAAACTCCTTTGGAAAGTGA
- a CDS encoding AIR synthase related protein — translation MGSSNSERYKQRGVSASKEDVHNAIKNIDKGLFPKAFCKIVPDYLTNDKDYCLVMHADGAGTKSSLAYMYWKETGDISVWRGIAQDALIMNVDDLICVGATDNIMLSSTIGRNKNLIPGEVLSAIINGTEDLIADLREHGITIHSTGGETADVGDLVRTIIVDSTVTARMKRSEVIDNANIRPGDVIVGLESFGQATYEKEYNGGMGSNGLTSARHDVFSKYLADKYPESYDHAVPSDLVYSGNVKLTDEVPESPLDAGKLVLSPTRTYAPIVKKILNKYTANDIHGMVHCSGGAQTKILHFIDKLHVVKDNLFPVPPLFKLIQEQSKTDWKEMYQVFNCGHRLEFYVNEAIAQDIIAVSKSFGVDAKIVGRVAENDTKKLTIKSEYGTFQY, via the coding sequence ATGGGTTCATCCAATAGTGAAAGATATAAGCAAAGAGGGGTTTCCGCTTCCAAAGAAGATGTGCACAATGCCATTAAAAACATAGACAAAGGCTTGTTTCCAAAGGCCTTTTGTAAAATAGTCCCTGATTATCTGACCAATGATAAGGACTATTGTTTGGTAATGCATGCCGATGGAGCCGGGACCAAATCTTCCTTGGCCTATATGTATTGGAAAGAAACCGGGGATATCTCCGTGTGGAGAGGCATTGCCCAAGACGCCCTGATCATGAATGTGGACGACCTAATCTGTGTTGGAGCTACGGATAATATCATGCTCTCGTCTACCATTGGACGAAATAAAAACTTAATTCCTGGAGAGGTCCTATCGGCCATTATCAATGGTACTGAGGACCTTATTGCCGACCTTAGGGAACATGGGATCACCATCCATTCTACGGGTGGGGAAACTGCCGATGTAGGGGATTTGGTGCGGACCATTATTGTGGATTCCACCGTAACTGCAAGAATGAAGCGCAGTGAAGTGATCGACAATGCGAATATCAGACCAGGGGATGTGATTGTTGGTTTGGAATCTTTTGGACAGGCCACTTACGAAAAGGAATACAACGGCGGAATGGGAAGTAACGGACTTACCTCGGCCAGACATGATGTTTTCTCAAAATATTTGGCCGATAAATATCCGGAAAGTTATGATCATGCCGTACCATCGGACTTGGTGTACTCAGGGAATGTAAAATTGACGGATGAGGTGCCAGAATCGCCTTTGGACGCCGGGAAATTGGTGTTGTCACCAACTAGGACCTATGCGCCAATCGTTAAAAAGATATTAAACAAATACACCGCCAATGATATTCATGGAATGGTACACTGCAGTGGTGGGGCGCAGACCAAAATCCTACACTTCATAGATAAGCTGCATGTAGTGAAAGACAATCTTTTCCCGGTACCGCCTTTGTTCAAATTAATACAGGAACAATCCAAGACCGATTGGAAGGAAATGTACCAGGTATTCAACTGTGGCCACCGTCTGGAATTTTATGTCAATGAGGCCATTGCACAAGATATTATTGCCGTATCCAAAAGTTTTGGGGTAGATGCTAAAATAGTGGGAAGGGTAGCCGAAAATGATACCAAAAAACTCACTATAAAAAGCGAATACGGAACCTTCCAATATTAA
- a CDS encoding FAD:protein FMN transferase, producing MKKILPFLILLFTVISYGQEPQYVTVQKVIKLMGSRFEITVVAPNEEIGYINIEEAAAEIQRIEKIISSWDENSETSEINRNAGIKPVKISRELFALIERCKQVSEITDGAFDITYASMDQIWKFDGSMMYPPSETDIKNSVAKVGFRKIIMNSDESTVLLKDKGMKIGFGAIGKGYAADKAKELLQTKQVRAGIINAAGDLTTWGTKLSGEKWLIGIANPLSKDKIFSWLPIVESSVATSGNYEKFVTFGGVKYTHIIDPRTGYPATGINSVSIFTKTAELSDALATAVYIMGVETGLALISQLRGTEAIIVDSDNKIHKSNGIIFENNK from the coding sequence GTGAAAAAAATTCTTCCTTTTCTAATCTTGCTTTTTACTGTGATTTCTTATGGTCAGGAGCCGCAATACGTTACCGTACAAAAGGTAATCAAGTTGATGGGAAGCAGATTTGAGATTACCGTGGTGGCACCCAATGAGGAAATTGGATATATCAATATTGAAGAGGCCGCTGCAGAGATACAACGGATTGAAAAAATAATTTCTTCCTGGGATGAAAATTCCGAAACCTCAGAGATCAACAGAAATGCCGGGATAAAGCCGGTCAAAATAAGTAGGGAACTTTTTGCACTTATAGAACGATGTAAGCAGGTGTCCGAGATTACTGACGGGGCATTCGATATTACTTATGCTTCCATGGATCAGATTTGGAAATTTGATGGGTCCATGATGTATCCTCCATCTGAAACCGATATAAAGAATTCCGTTGCCAAAGTGGGTTTCCGAAAAATAATCATGAATTCCGATGAGAGTACGGTGCTCTTAAAGGACAAAGGCATGAAAATTGGATTTGGCGCCATTGGAAAGGGATATGCGGCAGATAAGGCCAAGGAACTCTTGCAAACTAAACAGGTGAGGGCGGGGATCATAAACGCAGCCGGGGATCTTACCACTTGGGGTACAAAGCTTAGCGGTGAAAAATGGTTGATCGGTATCGCCAATCCGTTGAGCAAGGATAAAATATTTTCATGGTTGCCCATTGTGGAGTCTTCCGTGGCAACCTCAGGTAATTACGAAAAATTCGTCACTTTTGGAGGCGTAAAATATACCCATATCATTGATCCCCGAACAGGATACCCTGCCACTGGGATCAATAGCGTATCCATATTCACGAAAACGGCCGAACTTAGCGATGCTTTGGCCACAGCCGTGTATATTATGGGGGTAGAAACAGGATTGGCGTTGATTTCCCAACTGAGGGGGACTGAAGCCATAATCGTGGATAGCGATAATAAAATTCACAAAAGCAATGGCATTATCTTCGAGAATAATAAGTAG